Proteins encoded together in one Coffea arabica cultivar ET-39 chromosome 2c, Coffea Arabica ET-39 HiFi, whole genome shotgun sequence window:
- the LOC113723758 gene encoding probable ADP-ribosylation factor GTPase-activating protein AGD11, producing MSVEQGNTNRNDVSGFCLSDLLQMETSPSYSCLSNERHNLSSSPQRRLESLLVERGNRFCADCGSPEPKWVSFNFGAFICIKCSGVHRSLGVHITKVLSVKLDEWTNEQVDTLISMGGNTAVNLKYEALLPENYKKPKLDSSIEERSDFIRRKYELQQFSNCDELMYCTLPSPSSSYCNSVSCNYTLEKRQYEKQTTSNRIHGLGQAFRNSWRRSSEQRSTKKSNSMAGMVEFIGLIKVNVVRGTNLAIRDMVTSDPYVILSLGNQSVKTRVIKNNLNPVWNEKLMLSIPENVPPLKLLVYDKDTFTTDDFMGEAEIDIQPLVSAAKAFESSILHEPMQLGKWKASRENTLVRDGIISLDEGKVKQEIALKLQNVERGVLEIELECVPLTQ from the exons ATGTCCGTGGAACAAGGGAATACAAATAGAAACGATGTTTCAG GTTTCTGCCTCTCTGACCTACTACAAATGGAAACCTCTCCAAGTTATAGTTGCTTGTCAAACGAAAGACACAATCTTTCTTCTA GTCCTCAAAGAAGATTGGAAAGTCTACTAGTTGAACGAGGCAATAGATTTTGTGCAGATTGTGGATCACCTGAACCAAAATGGGT ATCATTCAATTTTGGAGCTTTTATATGTATCAAGTGTTCTGGAGTTCACAGAAGTCTGGGGGTGCATATCACAAAG GTTTTATCTGTGAAACTTGATGAATGGACAAATGAGCAAGTTGATACTTTGATTAGTATGGGCGGAAATACTGCTGTAAACTTGAAATATGAAGCTCTTCTTccagaaaactacaaaaaaccaaaactagatTCATCCATTGAAGAACGCTCTGATTTTATTAG GAGAAAATATGAGTTACAACAGTTTTCTAACTGTGATGAGCTGATGTATTGCACCTTGCCATCGCCATCCTCATCCTATTGCAATTCCGTAAGTTGTAATTACACTTTAGAGAAAAGACAATATGAGAAGCAAACAACCAGTAACCGTATCCATGGTTTGGGTCAAGCATTCCGTAATAGTTGGAGAAGAAGTTCCGAACAAAGATCCACAAAGAAGAGTAACTCAATG GCAGGTATGGTCGAATTTATAGGACTAATAAAGGTAAATGTGGTTAGAGGCACGAACCTGGCTATTCGAGATATGGTGACGAGTGATCCTTATGTCATCCTCTCACTAGGGAATCAA TCAGTAAAGACACGGGTTATAAAGAATAACCTGAATCCAGTATGGAATGAAAAGCTAATGTTGTCAATTCCAGAAAATGTTCCTCCTCTGAAATTG CTTGTATATGACAAGGATACATTTACAACGGATGACTTTATGGGTGAAGCTGAGATCGACATTCAACCTCTAGTCTCTGCTGCCAAAGCCTTTGAGTCTTCCATACTTCATGAGCCTATGCAACTCGGAAAGTGGAAAGCAAGTAGAGAGAACACCCTTGTAAGAGATGGTATTATTTCCTTAGATGAAGGTAAGGTGAAGCAAGAAATAGCACTTAAGCTCCAAAATGTTGAAAGAGGAGTGTTGGAAATTGAACTTGAATGTGTTCCTCTTACTCAATAG